From a single Thermoanaerobaculia bacterium genomic region:
- a CDS encoding FHA domain-containing protein — translation MPSREDEMKRPIVAVFAAVLLAACLASEGLAQLRPKIREIREASRAYVNEVVELDGYVTQLSENEATSTRFFLLKDDWGGIIRVRTSREYPVVGQRYKVTGAIGEDTRLRDIFLAEESRISLDESSALGGLAPHGAAGSADSAISTSPSAVIPGESAVVDEEPAPAPWYESTPMLIAIVVLGLLLAGLLFALALTLGRKKQARPRTGDFNLAAAVHSEALPVPQQVIEGRTIKMHAPPPGTLKLLPGWLEVTSGDEAVREIRFYRLKGDVRPEMTFGRATGRPYAHIQLKPMTVSSRQASISFDGGAPQLMNLASSDSNATRLNGRELGLNESAPLTEGDRIEMGEVKFLYHAN, via the coding sequence GTGCCTTCCAGGGAGGATGAAATGAAACGCCCAATCGTAGCCGTCTTCGCCGCAGTCCTTCTCGCCGCTTGCCTCGCTTCTGAGGGCCTGGCCCAGCTCCGGCCCAAGATTCGCGAGATCCGCGAAGCCTCTCGCGCCTATGTCAACGAGGTCGTCGAACTCGATGGCTACGTTACCCAGCTGAGCGAGAACGAAGCGACGTCGACCCGGTTCTTCCTGCTCAAGGACGACTGGGGCGGCATCATCCGGGTGCGCACCAGTCGAGAGTATCCAGTCGTCGGTCAGCGCTACAAAGTCACTGGGGCAATTGGCGAAGATACCCGGCTCAGGGACATCTTCCTCGCCGAAGAGAGCCGAATTTCGCTCGACGAGAGCTCCGCACTCGGTGGGCTGGCCCCTCACGGTGCAGCAGGTAGTGCTGACTCCGCCATCAGCACCAGTCCGAGCGCGGTCATCCCCGGAGAATCGGCTGTCGTGGACGAGGAGCCCGCACCGGCTCCCTGGTACGAAAGCACCCCGATGCTGATTGCCATCGTCGTTCTCGGACTTCTCCTTGCGGGGCTGCTCTTCGCACTCGCCCTCACGCTGGGCCGCAAGAAGCAGGCTCGACCGCGTACGGGCGACTTCAACCTTGCCGCCGCCGTTCATTCCGAAGCGCTCCCGGTGCCACAGCAGGTCATCGAAGGGCGCACGATCAAGATGCATGCCCCGCCGCCGGGAACCCTCAAGCTGCTTCCCGGCTGGCTGGAGGTCACCTCGGGCGACGAGGCGGTGCGAGAAATCCGTTTCTATCGCTTGAAGGGCGACGTCCGGCCGGAGATGACGTTTGGTCGCGCTACCGGCCGACCCTACGCTCATATTCAGCTGAAGCCGATGACCGTCTCGTCTAGGCAGGCCTCGATCTCATTCGACGGCGGAGCGCCGCAACTCATGAACCTCGCCTCTTCGGACAGCAACGCTACGCGCCTCAACGGACGCGAGCTGGGATTGAACGAAAGCGCGCCGCTAACCGAGGGCGATCGAATCGAAATGGGCGAAGTCAAGTTCCTGTATCACGCGAACTAG
- a CDS encoding serine/threonine protein kinase: MAIFIDGSFAGRTDEDGQLAVSGVGIGTHRVRAEDASGSVGEGDFDFADDVNLVLVPVQGVGRLGSTPKEVPRARREIDFKIDTNVPQARVLVDGRHVGTTSAQDGNLVLRLVDGASLDISIQRDGFVAETRRVQVAEVPNFAQFRLRTSGPATPASGQELSKKGRNQLPAIFIALVAVAVLAAAGALIYTMWTKRTEVESDPASEATSSGTPVSFDRYRVQGVLGQGGVATIYRAIDATDGSAVALKVLDPKWMADPEMVQKFLAEASALEALHRLDQSAPIVRMHRSGREGDRINGCPFIALELLEGETIEQRLRRAGPFSELESAGIGAQVARALSLVHRAGIVHRDLTPDNIFLVPGEVRIGSRVVRGAPRVVVIDFGVARQEFLSRVTMDGSIAGKPPYMSPEQCSGARIDFRSDLYALGILLYAMATGRPPFDGKNPFEVMRAHQHSPVPALSGNYSVELRNLVAHLLEKDPTERPGAADLVAARLESRFEELWRVPVPS; this comes from the coding sequence ATGGCGATCTTCATCGACGGATCGTTCGCCGGCCGGACGGATGAAGACGGCCAGTTGGCGGTGTCTGGGGTCGGCATCGGCACCCACCGCGTCCGCGCCGAGGACGCGAGCGGCAGCGTCGGCGAGGGGGACTTCGACTTCGCGGATGACGTGAACCTGGTGCTGGTGCCGGTCCAGGGCGTCGGCCGCCTTGGCTCGACTCCGAAAGAGGTTCCCCGAGCGCGAAGGGAGATCGACTTCAAGATCGACACCAATGTGCCCCAGGCGCGCGTCCTGGTGGACGGCAGGCACGTGGGAACGACCAGTGCCCAGGACGGGAATCTCGTCCTGAGGCTGGTCGACGGCGCGAGCCTTGACATTTCGATTCAGCGCGACGGCTTCGTGGCGGAGACCCGGCGCGTGCAGGTGGCCGAGGTGCCCAACTTCGCGCAGTTTCGTCTTCGGACGAGCGGACCGGCAACACCGGCTTCCGGCCAGGAGCTCTCGAAGAAGGGGAGGAACCAGCTCCCGGCGATCTTCATAGCGCTGGTCGCGGTAGCTGTCCTCGCAGCCGCTGGCGCCCTCATCTACACGATGTGGACGAAGAGAACCGAAGTGGAGTCCGACCCGGCTTCGGAGGCGACCTCGTCGGGCACACCAGTCTCCTTCGATCGCTATCGCGTGCAGGGAGTACTCGGACAGGGGGGCGTCGCGACGATCTATCGCGCGATCGACGCGACGGATGGGAGCGCCGTCGCGCTCAAGGTCCTCGATCCAAAGTGGATGGCAGATCCAGAGATGGTGCAGAAGTTCCTCGCAGAGGCTTCGGCCCTCGAAGCCCTCCACAGGCTCGATCAGAGCGCCCCGATCGTGCGAATGCATCGGAGTGGGCGGGAAGGCGACCGCATCAACGGCTGCCCCTTCATTGCCCTCGAACTCCTGGAGGGCGAGACAATCGAGCAGCGCCTGCGCCGCGCAGGGCCGTTCTCGGAGCTCGAGTCGGCCGGCATAGGAGCCCAGGTGGCGCGGGCTCTGTCTCTCGTCCACCGGGCTGGCATCGTGCACCGTGACTTGACGCCCGACAATATCTTTCTCGTTCCCGGGGAGGTCCGGATCGGCAGTCGGGTGGTGCGAGGCGCACCCCGGGTGGTGGTCATCGACTTCGGCGTCGCGCGACAGGAGTTTCTCTCGCGGGTCACCATGGACGGCTCGATCGCCGGCAAGCCGCCGTATATGTCGCCAGAGCAGTGCAGTGGCGCCCGGATCGACTTTCGGAGCGATCTCTACGCGCTCGGGATCCTCTTGTACGCGATGGCCACCGGTCGCCCGCCGTTCGACGGCAAGAACCCATTCGAGGTGATGCGGGCGCACCAGCACAGCCCGGTCCCAGCCTTGTCTGGGAACTACTCCGTCGAGCTCCGAAACCTCGTTGCCCACCTGCTCGAGAAAGACCCAACGGAGCGGCCAGGAGCAGCGGATCTGGTGGCCGCCCGGCTCGAGAGCCGGTTCGAAGAACTCTGGCGCGTCCCCGTGCCTTCATGA